From Watersipora subatra chromosome 8, tzWatSuba1.1, whole genome shotgun sequence, a single genomic window includes:
- the LOC137402455 gene encoding uncharacterized protein encodes MDCFGPFHAQDGRREVKRYGLMFTCLTSRAVHIEMLDDLTMDAFLNSFRCLIAMRGNVKSLYSDQGTNFRGAQTELKKNLAEINEELHKPLAEKFECEFLFNTPLSSHMGGVWERQIRTAGQALKGLIQKRNAQLTSPSLRTLFYEATNIINSRPLTVEDLNDPNSHPLTPHHLLHLKSDVCLPPPGDFKDADAYSRKEWRRIQHLANVFWKKWRLGYLQTLQHRQKWTDEKESLKVGDIVFVMDANPLRNKWKLAEVTEMIKSHDGRARRAKLTLGNTQLD; translated from the coding sequence ATGGATTGTTTTGGGCCGTTTCACGCCCAAGATGGACGCCGTGAAGTTAAACGCTACGGACTGATGTTCACATGCCTAACATCTCGAGCAGTCCACATAGAAATGCTAGACGATTTGACCATGGATGCGTTTCTGAACTCATTCAGATGCCTAATAGCCATGCGAGGCAATGTGAAGTCACTCTATTCAGACCAAGGCACTAATTTCAGAGGTGCACAgacagaactgaaaaaaaacctggctgaaataaatgaagaacTGCACAAACCACTTGCAGAAAAGTTTGAATGTGAATTTCTTTTTAACACCCCATTGTCGAGCCACATGGGAGGCGTTTGGGAAAGACAGATTAGAACAGCGGGACAGGCTCTAAAAGGACTAATCCAAAAAAGAAACGCACAGCTCACTAGTCCTTCTCTCCGAACACTCTTCTACGAGGCTACCAACATTATAAACAGCAGACCGCTCACAGTGGAAGATTTAAATGACCCCAACAGCCATCCTCTCACACCACACCACCTGCTGCACCTCAAATCAGATGTTTGCCTACCACCACCAGGGGACTTCAAAGACGCAGATGCCTACTCCAGAAAAGAGTGGCGAAGAATACAACATTTGGCCAATGTCTTCTGGAAAAAATGGAGACTGGGATATCTGCAAACCTTGCAGCATAGACAGAAGTGGACCGATGAGAAAGAGTCGCTCAAAGTCGGCGACATAGTTTTTGTGATGGATGCTAACCCACTACGAAACAAGTGGAAGCTGGCTGAAGTGACAGAGATGATCAAAAGCCATGATGGAAGAGCTAGAAGAGCGAAGTTAACACTAGGCAACACTCAATTAGACTGA